A DNA window from Pseudomonas tohonis contains the following coding sequences:
- a CDS encoding NAD-dependent epimerase/dehydratase family protein — MSASPSLLIAGCGDVGSRLAVRMLEAGWPVHGLRRNASALPVGVLPVAGDLEAPARPQAWPQGQLDYLVYCAAATRHDEPGYRSAYVEGLRHVLAWLEQSGQRPRRLLFVSSSGVYAQADGQWVDEDSPAEAESYSGRIMLEAERLARSSGIPATVVRLTGIYGPGREWLLKQVRMGYRVVSEPPLFANRIHAEDAAGLLAYLLQADARGVELAGDYLGVDDAPAPLHEVVGWLREALGVTEWAEESTVRRAGSKRCSNARARALGWRPLYPSYREGYAAVLKGA; from the coding sequence ATGTCCGCCTCCCCCTCCTTGCTGATCGCCGGCTGCGGCGATGTCGGCAGCCGGCTCGCCGTACGTATGCTCGAAGCGGGCTGGCCCGTCCACGGGTTGCGACGAAATGCCTCGGCACTGCCTGTCGGCGTGCTGCCGGTCGCGGGTGACCTTGAAGCACCCGCCCGCCCGCAGGCCTGGCCCCAGGGCCAGCTGGACTACCTGGTCTATTGCGCCGCCGCCACCCGGCACGACGAGCCCGGCTACCGCTCCGCCTATGTCGAGGGCCTGCGTCATGTGCTGGCCTGGCTGGAGCAGTCCGGCCAGCGCCCGCGTCGCCTGCTCTTCGTGTCCAGCAGCGGCGTGTACGCCCAGGCGGATGGCCAGTGGGTCGACGAGGATTCGCCTGCCGAGGCGGAGAGCTATTCCGGGCGGATCATGCTGGAGGCCGAGCGCCTCGCCCGCAGCAGTGGCATCCCGGCGACCGTGGTGCGCCTGACCGGCATCTACGGCCCCGGCCGCGAATGGCTGCTCAAGCAGGTGCGCATGGGCTACCGCGTGGTGAGCGAGCCGCCGCTGTTCGCCAACCGCATCCACGCCGAAGACGCCGCTGGCCTGCTGGCCTACCTGCTCCAGGCCGATGCCCGCGGTGTCGAGCTCGCCGGGGATTACCTGGGCGTCGACGATGCGCCGGCGCCGCTGCACGAGGTGGTGGGCTGGCTGCGCGAGGCCCTGGGTGTCACCGAGTGGGCGGAGGAGTCCACCGTGCGCCGTGCCGGCAGCAAGCGCTGCAGCAACGCCCGTGCCCGGGCGCTGGGCTGGCGACCGCTCTACCCCAGCTACCGCGAAGGCTACGCCGCCGTGCTGAAGGGGGCCTGA
- a CDS encoding hydrogen peroxide-inducible genes activator yields the protein MTLTELRYIVTLAQEQHFGRAAERCHVSQPTLSVGVKKLEDELGVLIFERSKSAVRLTPVGEGIVTQAQKVLEQAQGIRELAQAGKNQLTAPLKVGAIYTVGPYLFPHLIPQLHRVAPQMPLYIEENFTHILRDKLRTGELDAIIIALPFAEADVLTKPLYDEPFYVLLPANHPWTAKKTIDSELLNDKSLLLLGEGHCFRDQVLEACPTLRKGGEDSAKHTTVESSSLETIRHMVASGLGVSILPFSAVDSHHYAPGVIEIRPLTPPVPFRTVAIAWRASFPRPRAIEVLADSIRLCSVARPQQAQAEPQPA from the coding sequence ATGACCCTCACCGAACTGCGCTACATCGTCACCCTCGCTCAGGAACAGCACTTCGGCCGCGCGGCGGAGCGTTGCCATGTCAGCCAGCCGACGCTGTCGGTGGGCGTGAAGAAGCTCGAGGACGAGCTGGGCGTGCTGATCTTCGAGCGCAGCAAGAGCGCGGTGCGCCTGACCCCGGTGGGCGAGGGCATCGTCACCCAGGCGCAGAAGGTGCTGGAGCAGGCCCAGGGCATCCGCGAACTGGCCCAGGCCGGCAAGAACCAGCTGACCGCACCGCTCAAGGTCGGCGCCATCTATACCGTCGGCCCCTACCTGTTCCCCCACCTGATTCCCCAGCTGCACCGCGTCGCACCGCAGATGCCGCTGTACATCGAAGAGAACTTCACCCACATCCTGCGCGACAAGCTGCGCACCGGCGAGCTGGACGCGATCATCATCGCGCTGCCCTTCGCCGAAGCCGATGTGCTGACCAAGCCCCTCTACGACGAGCCCTTCTACGTGCTGCTGCCGGCCAACCATCCCTGGACGGCGAAGAAGACCATCGACAGCGAGCTGCTCAACGACAAGAGCCTGCTGCTGCTCGGTGAAGGCCACTGCTTCCGCGACCAGGTGCTCGAAGCCTGCCCGACCCTGCGCAAGGGTGGCGAGGACAGCGCCAAGCACACGACCGTGGAATCCAGCTCCCTGGAAACCATCCGCCACATGGTCGCCTCCGGCCTCGGTGTCTCGATCCTGCCGTTCTCGGCGGTGGACAGCCATCACTACGCCCCGGGTGTGATCGAGATCCGCCCGCTGACCCCGCCGGTGCCGTTCCGCACCGTCGCCATCGCCTGGCGCGCCAGCTTCCCGCGCCCGCGAGCCATCGAGGTACTGGCCGACTCCATCCGCCTGTGCTCGGTGGCCCGCCCGCAGCAGGCACAGGCCGAACCGCAACCGGCATGA
- the exbB gene encoding tonB-system energizer ExbB: MMISLMLLPAGAALAEEPTSAAPAAVEAPATAAASDAAQAAPAQAGTPESVGLTALRESIDTLGPQATPEQIREATRQKMQERGASAEEITTTMDRLAEGEKLGQDLAAALSGAALDGALAGEEADNGLGHDLSPWGMYQNADVVVKGVMIGLVLASILTWTVWVAKGIELLGAKRRLREELARLKAARNLPEAAESASREGSLSRVLVHDALEEMKLSANTREKEGIKERVSFRLERLVAASGRQMSQGTGVLATIGSTAPFVGLFGTVWGIMNSFIGIAKSQTTNLAVVAPGIAEALLATAMGLVAAIPAVVIYNVFARSIAGYKAQVADASAQVLLLVSRDLDHLPADRSQAPHMVKVS; the protein is encoded by the coding sequence CTGATGATCAGCCTGATGCTGCTCCCGGCTGGCGCGGCGCTGGCAGAGGAACCCACCAGTGCCGCCCCGGCAGCGGTCGAGGCCCCGGCAACCGCAGCGGCATCGGATGCCGCGCAGGCCGCCCCGGCGCAGGCTGGCACACCGGAGTCGGTCGGCCTGACCGCCCTGCGCGAGTCCATCGACACCCTGGGCCCGCAGGCCACCCCGGAGCAGATCCGCGAGGCGACCCGCCAGAAGATGCAGGAGCGTGGCGCCTCCGCCGAGGAGATCACCACCACCATGGACCGCCTCGCCGAAGGCGAGAAGCTCGGCCAGGACCTGGCCGCCGCGCTGAGCGGCGCCGCCCTGGATGGCGCGCTGGCCGGCGAGGAAGCCGACAACGGCCTGGGCCACGACCTGTCGCCCTGGGGCATGTACCAGAACGCCGACGTGGTGGTTAAGGGCGTGATGATCGGCCTGGTACTGGCCTCGATCCTCACCTGGACCGTCTGGGTCGCCAAGGGCATCGAGCTGCTGGGCGCCAAGCGCCGCCTGCGCGAGGAGCTGGCCCGGCTGAAAGCTGCACGCAACCTGCCGGAAGCCGCCGAAAGCGCCAGCCGCGAAGGCAGCCTGTCACGCGTCCTGGTGCACGACGCCCTGGAAGAGATGAAGCTCTCGGCCAACACCCGCGAGAAGGAAGGCATCAAGGAGCGCGTCAGCTTCCGCCTGGAGCGCCTGGTCGCCGCCAGCGGCCGGCAGATGAGCCAGGGCACCGGCGTACTCGCCACCATCGGTTCCACCGCGCCCTTCGTCGGCCTGTTCGGCACCGTGTGGGGCATCATGAATAGCTTCATCGGCATCGCCAAATCCCAGACCACCAACCTCGCCGTGGTCGCCCCCGGCATCGCCGAGGCCCTACTGGCCACCGCCATGGGCCTGGTGGCGGCGATTCCAGCCGTGGTGATCTACAACGTCTTCGCCCGCTCCATCGCCGGCTACAAGGCCCAGGTGGCCGACGCTTCCGCCCAGGTCCTGCTGCTGGTCAGCCGCGACCTGGACCACCTGCCTGCCGACCGCAGCCAGGCCCCGCACATGGTCAAGGTGAGCTGA
- a CDS encoding LysE family translocator: MFALFLLVAGTHFAALLSPGPDFFLLLRAALTRGRHHADGCATGIALANLASMLLVLLALSLLPAEGGGLWRGLQLLGGAYFLWLGGQALVARRRLQLPEEGDTGAEGSWRRGMLEGLAASSLNPKLPIFYAGLFGALRGAAMPGWGLGLSMLWMTLVVLAWDMGLVRLLGHSRWRLWLQRRVALLDRACGALLAALGAWLVAGAC; this comes from the coding sequence ATGTTCGCTCTGTTCCTGCTGGTCGCCGGCACCCACTTCGCCGCCTTGCTGTCCCCCGGCCCGGACTTCTTCCTGCTGTTGCGCGCTGCCCTGACCCGGGGCCGCCATCATGCCGACGGCTGCGCGACGGGCATCGCCCTGGCCAACCTGGCGAGCATGCTGCTGGTGCTGCTGGCATTGAGCCTGCTGCCGGCCGAGGGCGGCGGGTTGTGGCGGGGGCTGCAGTTGCTGGGCGGCGCCTACTTCCTCTGGCTGGGTGGACAGGCGCTGGTGGCGCGGCGCCGTCTGCAACTGCCCGAGGAGGGCGATACCGGAGCGGAGGGCTCCTGGCGGCGGGGAATGCTGGAGGGGCTGGCGGCGAGCAGCCTGAACCCCAAGCTGCCGATCTTCTACGCGGGGCTGTTCGGCGCGCTGCGGGGTGCGGCAATGCCCGGATGGGGGCTGGGGCTGTCGATGCTATGGATGACCCTGGTGGTGCTGGCCTGGGACATGGGGCTGGTGCGCCTGCTGGGGCATTCGCGCTGGCGGCTCTGGCTGCAGCGCCGGGTGGCGCTGCTGGACAGGGCCTGCGGGGCCTTGCTGGCGGCGTTGGGCGCGTGGCT
- the exbD gene encoding TonB system transport protein ExbD, translated as MGLHLNEGGDDLQETHEINVTPFIDVMLVLLIIFMVAAPLATVDIKVDLPASTAKPAPRPDKPIYLSIKEDQSLYLDNVQVPQERLGAELDKLTNADKDKTIFVRGDKSVDYGKLMEVMDAMRGAGYLKIGLVGLETVGK; from the coding sequence ATGGGCCTGCATCTGAACGAGGGCGGTGACGATCTCCAGGAAACCCACGAGATCAACGTCACCCCATTCATCGACGTCATGCTGGTGCTGCTGATCATCTTCATGGTCGCGGCGCCCCTGGCCACGGTCGACATCAAGGTCGACCTGCCGGCATCCACCGCCAAGCCCGCGCCGCGCCCGGACAAGCCGATCTACCTGAGCATCAAGGAAGACCAGAGCCTGTACCTGGACAACGTGCAGGTCCCGCAGGAGCGGCTCGGCGCCGAACTGGACAAGCTGACCAACGCCGACAAGGACAAGACCATCTTCGTCCGCGGCGACAAGTCGGTCGACTACGGCAAGCTGATGGAAGTGATGGACGCCATGCGCGGCGCCGGCTACCTGAAGATCGGCCTGGTGGGACTCGAGACGGTCGGGAAGTAG
- a CDS encoding helix-turn-helix transcriptional regulator encodes MDANRMLARPWLPGVELFHADFSGQPFGRHSHDAFAIGAILQGIGGYQCRGARHALAAGTLSLMNPEEPHTGHAISERLVYRMLYVEEARLPALLGRKRLPTGFTALNPVDDGAVAAGLARLAEEFGRNDPLTLESELLALLERVFVRHGGLRAAAPASRDGGMTAFLRDYLEAHHAEAVSLEQLAALVQRHPRHLIEAFRRAYGVPPHTYLLQRRVREAKRLLLGDQTPLEVALGLGFYDQAHFSGTFKRFTGVTPGQFRRAART; translated from the coding sequence CTGGACGCCAATCGCATGCTCGCCCGCCCCTGGCTGCCGGGGGTGGAGTTGTTCCATGCGGATTTCTCCGGGCAGCCCTTCGGCCGTCACAGCCACGATGCGTTCGCCATCGGTGCGATCCTCCAGGGTATCGGCGGCTACCAGTGCCGGGGCGCGCGCCATGCCCTGGCGGCGGGCACGCTGTCGCTGATGAACCCCGAGGAGCCGCATACCGGGCATGCCATCAGCGAGCGGCTGGTCTACCGCATGCTCTATGTCGAGGAAGCGCGCCTCCCGGCGCTGCTGGGGCGCAAGCGCCTGCCGACCGGCTTCACCGCGCTCAACCCGGTGGACGACGGTGCCGTTGCGGCGGGGCTGGCGCGCCTGGCCGAGGAGTTCGGGCGCAATGATCCGCTGACCCTGGAAAGCGAGCTGCTGGCGCTGCTGGAGCGCGTCTTCGTGCGCCATGGCGGGCTGCGCGCGGCGGCGCCGGCGAGCCGGGATGGGGGCATGACCGCCTTCCTGCGCGACTACCTGGAGGCCCACCATGCCGAGGCCGTCAGCCTGGAGCAGTTGGCGGCGCTGGTGCAGCGCCATCCACGCCACCTGATCGAGGCGTTCCGCCGTGCCTATGGCGTGCCGCCGCACACCTACCTGCTGCAGCGCCGGGTGCGCGAAGCCAAGCGCCTGCTGCTGGGGGACCAGACGCCGCTGGAGGTAGCGCTCGGCCTCGGCTTCTACGACCAGGCGCACTTCTCCGGCACCTTCAAGCGCTTCACCGGGGTGACCCCGGGGCAGTTCCGCCGCGCCGCGCGCACCTGA
- a CDS encoding energy transducer TonB, with product MSQAKRNLWWAFSLLVVFGIHALVFVWALFWHATVEPIELPPAAMMIELEPLPAPAPVPTPPPPPRVEPEPDPLPKLAEAPKPTIAIAPKPKPKPKPPKPKPPEPKPEQKPQEQESTKETVSAPTTAAPSDAKPAAPQQSMASAPSQARETWQSKLMAHLARFKKYPEDARRRNFEGVNRLRFTVDGEGKVTAYSITGKSGSASLDRATLEMIRRAQPLPPPPPELLTDGVLEVTAPFVYSLDRRR from the coding sequence ATGAGCCAGGCAAAACGCAACCTGTGGTGGGCCTTCAGCCTCCTCGTCGTGTTCGGCATCCATGCACTGGTGTTCGTCTGGGCCCTGTTCTGGCACGCCACCGTCGAGCCCATCGAGCTGCCGCCGGCGGCCATGATGATCGAGCTGGAACCGCTGCCCGCGCCGGCCCCCGTGCCCACTCCGCCGCCGCCCCCGCGCGTCGAGCCGGAACCGGACCCGCTGCCCAAGCTGGCCGAGGCGCCGAAGCCGACCATCGCCATCGCGCCCAAGCCGAAACCCAAGCCGAAGCCGCCGAAACCCAAGCCCCCGGAGCCCAAGCCCGAGCAGAAGCCCCAGGAGCAGGAATCGACCAAGGAGACGGTTTCCGCGCCGACCACGGCGGCACCGAGTGACGCCAAGCCGGCCGCGCCGCAACAGAGCATGGCCAGCGCGCCCTCCCAGGCGAGGGAAACCTGGCAGAGCAAGCTGATGGCTCACCTGGCACGCTTCAAGAAGTACCCGGAAGACGCACGTCGCCGGAACTTCGAGGGCGTCAACCGCCTGCGCTTCACCGTGGACGGAGAAGGCAAGGTCACCGCCTACAGCATCACCGGCAAGTCGGGCAGCGCCTCGCTCGATCGCGCCACCCTGGAGATGATCCGACGCGCCCAGCCGCTGCCGCCCCCTCCGCCGGAGCTGCTGACCGACGGCGTGCTGGAAGTGACGGCCCCCTTCGTCTACTCCCTGGATCGCCGCCGCTGA